One segment of Mugil cephalus isolate CIBA_MC_2020 chromosome 14, CIBA_Mcephalus_1.1, whole genome shotgun sequence DNA contains the following:
- the LOC125020245 gene encoding uncharacterized protein LOC125020245, whose product MIPRVNHWMPPQFFGAYAPFPRSAWINPKAPMDSFDRVCKNIWSKAKEAAEELGTGQSSPNGVDMKTCIVSDNEPSLRAKERQKDTADLGVSTQHGEDKNQYHANFTLPDPQLRGPRNHHIAKPAQVVGPDMESEMKLNKEEAERKREMEKGGRTVGDSHNIPDSGRKDKQSSVSQPLVADLTCSASKGVTQHLPDDQSSLLPPKLPNNICESEDEPTKSSSDKDVSDNDDDFVPLPGVRSCATSSGDESEGGTTEVEKNEISRPTTVLCSDGEREPSLRKKKDPPTQTTIKAGPPSCPTEPSATGKSHGQWEIPLSSHPHDVPTATLASGVSALVQAPVQGKAEAPQAHSTTYPPPVIPEQQKAYDLLADFPALQPPKKPLALGVLCHGNPETIDAEGKRGTDRQDRRVSWERREENMPLEVSSICAGDQKSVLDLQTFGSVGQLNPPTVNREELKANNQPPPRVAGTDGTGVGARSWARVAKAGMKQAAAPQEKARPCAFQQIVTINRAKGYTAAQRFASRATAPHQGANQRMTAAYHRGRQPRNFNRFARPGFPLEHFISKSSTNANK is encoded by the exons ATGATACCGCGAGTGAATCACTGGATGCCACCGCAGTTCTTCGGTGCGTACGCGCCGTTTCCACGCTCCGCGTGGATTAACCCGAAAGCGCCTATGGACAGCTTTGACCGCGTTTGCAAGAACATCTGGAGCAAAGCAAAGGAGGCCGCGGAAGAACTTGGCACAGGTCAAAGTTCACCGAACGGAGTTGACATGAAAACCTGCATCGTTTCGGACAACGAGCCGAGTCTCAG GGCCAAGGAGAGGCAGAAAGATACAGCTGATCTGGGCGTGAGCACGCAGCATGGGGAGGACAAGAACCAATACCACGCTAACTTCACCCTTCCTGACCCTCAGCTCCGGGGTCCCAGGAATCACCATATTGCCAAGCCTGCACAGGTCGTGGGACCTGACATGGAGTCGGAGATGAAACTAAATAAGGAAGAGgcggagaggaaaagagagatg GAGAAAGGTGGGAGGACTGTAGGAGATTCCCACAACATTCCGGACTCCggcagaaaagacaaacaaagctcTGTATCTCAACCTCTGGTAGCAGATCTGACCTGCTCTGCCTCAAAAGGCGTAACACAACATCTGCCAGACGATCAGTCTTCTCTGCTGCCTCCTAAACTACCAAACAATATATGTGAAAGTGAGGATGAGCCTACAAAAAGCAGCTCAGACAAAGATGTGAGTGATAACGATGATGACTTTGTCCCTCTACCTGGGGTAAGAAGTTGTGCCACTAGCAGTGGGGACGAATCAGAGGGTGGCACAACTGAGgtggagaaaaatgaaatttctcgTCCAACTACAGTATTATGTTCTGATGGCGAGCGGGAACCCTCgctaagaaaaaagaaagacccTCCGACACAAACTACCATCAAGGCCGGACCTCCGTCGTGCCCCACTGAGCCTTCAGCCACAGGGAAGTCGCATGGCCAGTGGGAGATTCCCCTTTCAAGCCACCCACATGACGTTCCGACTGCCACTTTGGCAAGTGGCGTGAGTGCCCTTGTGCAGGCTCCCGTCCAAGGCAAAGCAGAAGCACCTCAGGCACACTCAACAACCTACCCACCACCAGTAATCCCAGAGCAGCAGAAGGCGTATGACCTACTGGCTGACTTCCCGGCTCTGCAGCCCCCAAAGAAGCCTTTAGCGCTGGGTGTGTTGTGTCATGGGAATCCCGAGACCATAGATGCAGAGGGGAAAAGGGGAACAGATCGCCAAGACAGAAGGGTTTCctgggagaggagagaggaaaatatGCCCCTCGAGGTCTCCTCCATCTGTGCAGGAGATCAGAAATCTGTGCTGGACCTTCAAACATTTGGCTCAGTCGGCCAGCTCAACCCTCCCACTGTCAACCgtgaggagctgaaggccaaCAACCAGCCGCCTCCTAGAG TTGCAGGTACAGATGGCACAGGTGTTGGTGCCAGGTCCTGGGCTAGAGTTGCCAAGGCAGGCATGAAGCAAGCAGCTGCCCCGCAGGAGAAAGCCAGACCTTGTGCCTTTCAGCAGATAGTTACCATTAACAGAGCCAAAG GGTACACCGCCGCTCAGAGGTTTGCCTCCAGAGCGACTGCTCCTCATCAGGGAGCCAATCAGAGGATGACTGCCGCTTATCATCGAGGCCGCCAACCCCGCAACTTCAACCGCTTCGCTCGACCTGGATTCCCCCTGGagcattttatttctaaatcctctacaaatgcaaataaatag